The proteins below are encoded in one region of Peromyscus eremicus chromosome 10, PerEre_H2_v1, whole genome shotgun sequence:
- the LOC131920868 gene encoding large ribosomal subunit protein eL37-like: protein MTKGTSSFGKRRNKTHTLCRRRCGPKAYHLQKSTCGKCGYPAKRKRKYNWSAKAKRRNTTGTGQMRHLKIVYRRFRHGFREGTTPKPKRAAAAASSSS, encoded by the coding sequence ATGACGAAAGGAACGTCATCCTTTGGAAAGCGTCGCAATAAGACGCACACGTTGTGCCGCCGCCGCTGTGGCCCTAAGGCCTACCACCTTCAGAAGTCGACCTGTGGCAAGTGTGGCTACCCGGCCAAGCGCAAGAGAAAGTATAACTGGAGTGCCAAGGCTAAGAGACGAAACACTACCGGAACTGGGCAGATGAGGCACCTGAAAATTGTCTATCGGAGATTCAGACATGGATTCCGTGAAGGGACAACACCTAAACCCAAGAGGGCAGCTGCTGCAGCATCCAGTTCATCTTGA